One Aegilops tauschii subsp. strangulata cultivar AL8/78 chromosome 7, Aet v6.0, whole genome shotgun sequence genomic window carries:
- the LOC109771258 gene encoding pollen receptor-like kinase 3 → MGPSPHHHHLLLPLLVAGIAAVTLPASTAQGMSETEALIHLKKSFSNSSSVSSWLLTDNGGRSPCAPGSHEWHGVVCARGKVAGLRLSGLQLGGTIDVDALSSFPDLRSVSFAGNNFTGPLPSFHRLTALKSMFLSDNKFHGDIPDEFFPNLNHLKKLWLDGNELSGPIPASLAKAEQLIELHLERNKFSGELPPAPPPALKAFDVSDNDLDGVVPEAFRRFDVSGFRRNQYLCYVPTPGQPCKRPEITPESTSWLGVVLAMLLALVIVVVVVFSASGGQPAHVHGYDHAHKGDTEEAPPVNMVKQGSSTAQKRSMSWLGRRTGGSSAGGTGGGHRRASSAAKVDDLSTGGVTGDLVIVNDCKGVFGLTDLMKAAAQMIGSGGLGSAYKAVMANGVAVVVKRARDMNRATRVAFEAEMKRLGGIRHANLLPPLAYHYRKDEKLLVYEYIPKGSLLYVLHGDRGVDYAALDWPTRLKVTAGVARGAAFLHAELAAAGHDVPHGNLKSSNVLLAPDFEPLLVDFGYSSLVNYTESPTSMFSRRAPECVAGHPASAKADVYCLGIVLLEILTGKFPSQYNANGGTDLVMWATTAQADGHEQDLFDQAIVTACKYALPDMKRLLRIAMECVETDLERRPDMKQAASRVEEAVAAALATVRQEAPSHAAVVRDESMQRVTSAGIS, encoded by the coding sequence ATGGGCCCCTctccgcaccaccaccacctcctcctccccctcctcgtcgccgGCATCGCCGCCGTTACCCTCCCGGCGTCCACTGCCCAGGGCATGAGCGAGACGGAGGCGCTGATCCACCTGAAGAAGTCCTTCTCCAACTCCTCCTCGGTCTCGTCGTGGCTCCTCACAGACAACGGCGGCCGGTCCCCGTGCGCCCCGGGGTCGCACGAGTGGCACGGCGTGGTGTGCGCCCGCGGCAAGGTCGCCGGGCTCCGCCTCAGCGGGCTCCAGCTCGGCGGCACCATCGACGTCGACGCGCTCTCCAGCTTCCCCGACCTCCGCTCCGTCTCCTTCGCCGGCAACAACTTCACCGGCCCGCTCCCCAGCTTCCACCGCCTCACCGCGCTCAAGTCCATGTTCCTCTCCGACAACAAGTTCCACGGCGACATCCCCGACGAGTTCTTCCCGAACCTTAACCACCTCAAGAAGCTCTGGCTCGACGGCAACGAGCTCTCGGGCCCCATCCCGGCGTCCCTCGCCAAGGCCGAGCAGCTCATCGAGCTCCACCTCGAGCGCAACAAGTTCTCCGGGGAGCTCCCTCCCGCGCCGCCCCCGGCGCTCAAGGCGTTCGACGTCTCCGACAACGACCTCGACGGCGTCGTCCCGGAGGCGTTCCGGCGGTTCGACGTCAGCGGGTTCCGCAGGAACCAGTACCTCTGCTACGTGCCGACCCCCGGCCAGCCGTGCAAGCGCCCGGAGATCACGCCCGAGTCGACCAGCTGGCTCGGCGTGGTGCTGGCCATGCTGCTCGCCTTGGTAATCGTGGTCGTCGTCGTCTTCTCCGCGAGCGGCGGCCAGCCGGCCCACGTCCACGGCTACGACCACGCCCACAAGGGCGACACGGAGGAGGCGCCGCCGGTGAACATGGTGAAGCAGGGATCATCCACGGCGCAGAAGCGGAGCATGTCGTGGCTCGGGAGGAGGACGGGAGGGTCGTCGGCGGGCGGCACCGGCGGGGGGCACCGGCGGGCGTCGTCCGCGGCGAAGGTGGACGACTTGAGCACCGGGGGCGTCACCGGGGACCTGGTGATCGTGAACGACTGCAAGGGCGTGTTTGGCCTGACGGACCTGATGAAGGCGGCGGCGCAGATGATCGGCAGCGGCGGGCTCGGGTCGGCGTACAAGGCGGTGATGGCCAACGGCGTGGCGGTGGTGGTGAAGCGCGCGCGCGACATGAACCGCGCCACCAGGGTCGCGTTCGAGGCCGAGATGAAGCGCCTGGGCGGCATCCGCCACGCCAACCTGCTGCCGCCGCTGGCGTACCACTACCGCAAGGACGAGAAGCTGCTGGTCTACGAGTACATCCCCAAGGGCAGCCTCCTCTACGTGCTCCACGGCGACCGCGGCGTGGACTACGCGGCGCTGGACTGGCCGACGCGGCTCAAGGTGACGGCCGGCGTGGCGCGCGGCGCGGCGTTCCTccacgcggagctcgccgccgccggccacgACGTGCCGCACGGCAACCTCAAGTCCTCCAACGTGCTCCTTGCGCCGGACTTCGAGCCGCTGCTGGTCGACTTCGGCTACTCCAGCCTCGTCAACTACACGGAGTCGCCGACGTCCATGTTCTCGCGCCGGGCACCCGAGTGCGTGGCGGGGCACCCGGCGTCGGCAAAGGCCGACGTGTACTGCCTCGGCATCGTCCTCCTCGAGATCCTCACCGGCAAGTTCCCGTCGCAGTACAACGCCAACGGCGGCACGGACCTCGTCATGTGGGCGACCACGGCGCAGGCCGACGGCCACGAGCAGGACCTGTTCGACCAGGCCATCGTGACGGCGTGCAAGTACGCGCTGCCGGACATGAAGCGGCTGCTGCGGATCGCGATGGAGTGCGTGGAGACGGACCTGGAGAGGCGGCCGGACATGAAGCAGGCCGCGTCGAGGGTGGAGGAGGCGGTGGCCGCCGCGCTGGCGACGGTGAGGCAGGAGGCACCCTCGCATGCCGCGGTCGTGAGAGACGAGTCCATGCAGCGGGTGACGAGTGCCGGCATCTCGTGA